One Bosea sp. 124 genomic window, GCCGCCGCGCCGCCGACATCGACATGGTGGCAGAGCGTGCCGACGATGCCGACGCGCTTGCCGTCCACGAAGACCGGCCGGAAGGTCTGGATATCCGACAGGTGTTGGCCGCCGGAATAGGGATCGTTGGTGACGATCACGTCGCCATCGTTCCACTCCTGCAGCGGGATGAAGCGGTCGAGGATGGTGCGCAGGCAATCCGACATCGAGTTGAGATGGACCGGGATGCGCGCCGACTGGGCGATGTTGTTGCCAGCGGCGTCGAAGACGGCGGTCGAGAAGTCCAGGATCTCGCGCACCACCGTGGAACGGCTGGTGCGCCAGATCGTGATGCTCATCTCCTCGGACGCGGCGACGAGCGCATTGCGGATGACTTCGAGGCGGATCGGGTCGATGCCCGTCTGAAGATCGGTCATGGCTGATGGCCTCAATGGCTGGCGCTGCGGTCGGCGATCAGGGCACCCGACGCATGGGTCAGGACCGTCCAGCCGGCGGGGAGATAGATCGAGGTGTAGGGCTCCTCGACGATGGCGGGGCCGGCGAGCGGATCCGTACGGCTGATCGCGTCGCGGTCCCGGACGGGCGTTGCGACCGCCCCATGCCGGCCATGGACCGGCCGGTCGCGGCGGGCGGTGCCGGGGCCGGCGTCAATGCCTTGCGCCGGGACCGGCTTGGCCAGCCCGCCGACGGCCTTGAGCCGGAGCGCCACGATCTCGACGGGAACGTCCGGCTCGTCATAGGAGAAGCGCTGGCGGTGCAGGGCGTGGAAGGCGGCCGTGGCCCTGGCGACGCCGCCGGCCGAGAAATCCGTCCCGTCGAGCGCGACGCGCAGGTCGAAGGCCTGCCCCGCATAGCGCAGATCGACCGCCCATTCGACGCGCCGCGCCGCCTCCGGCACGCCGTCCTCGTCGAGCAGCGTCCAGGCTTCCGCGACGAGCCGTTCGGCCGTCTCGGCAAGGCCTGGAGCGAGATCGGCGAAGAGGCCGATCTGGGTCGCGCCGAGGTCATGGGCGATGTCGGACCAGAGGATGCCCCAGGCCGAGAGCGTCGAGGCGTGGGCCGGAAAGATCACGCGGCGGATGCCGAGTTCCTCGGCGACCTCGCAGGCATGGACGCCGCCCGCGCCGCCGAACGACAGCAGCGCGAAATCCTCGGGGTCCATGCCCTTCTCGAAGAGCGAGAGCCGCGTCGCGGTCGCCAGCGCGGAATTCGCCACATCGATGACGCCCGCCGCGACCTGATCGACCGTGAGCCCGAGCCGGTCGGCGATCTCACGGGCTGCCCTGTGCGCGGCGTCACGGTCGAGCGGCATGGCCCCGCCCATGAAGCTCGCCCCGTCGAGACGGCCGAGCAGGAGGTTCGCGTCGGTGACGGTCAACTTCGCGCCGCCCTTGCCGTAGCAGGCCGGTCCGGGATCGGCACCCGCCGAGTGCGGGCCGATGCGCAGGCGCCCGCCCTCGTCGACCCAGGCGATCGAGCCGCCGCCGGCACCGATCGTCCGCATCTCGACCATCGGCAGGCGCACGGGCAGGCCGTCGACCTCGCCCTCATTGACCATCGAGACCTCGCCGTCATGGACGACGGAGACATCGAAGGAGGTACCGCCCATGTCGACGGCGACGAGATTGGGCTCGGCTAGTTCGGCCGAGAGCCGCCGGGCCGCAGCAGCGCCGCCGCTCGGCCCCGACAGCAGCAGGCGCGCCGGCTCGCGCCCGGCCTTGGCGAGGCCGGAGACGCCGCCATTCGACTGCACCAGATAGACCTGCGCCTCGGGCAGTTCCTCCTTGAGGCGACCGGCGAGCCGGTCGGTGTAGCGCTGCACGATCGGCACCAGCATGGCGTTGAGCGCCGTCGTCGACATGCGCTCATATTCGCGAATCTCGGGCGAAATGTCGGAGGCGAGTGTGATCGCGACACCCGGCAGCAGATCGGCGAGGATCGCGCCGATGCGGCGCTCATGAGCCGGGTTGGCATAGGCGTGGAGCAGGCAGACGGCGACCGACTTCACGCCGGCCCTGGCTAACTCGGCCGCGACCTTGCGCACGCCGTCCTCGTCCAGCGGCACGGTGATCTCGCCTGCGGCATTGATCCGTTCGCGCACGCCGAAGCAGAAACGCCGCGCCACCAGCGGCTCGGGCTGGGCGAGTGTGATGGCATAGACATCGGTGCGGCCATGCCGGCCGATCTGCATCACATCCTCGAAACCGGCCGTGGTGACGACCGCGCCGAGCGGCAGCTTGCGCTCAAGCACGGCATTGGTCGCGATGGTGGTGCCATGCAGCAGGTACTGCACCGCAGCCATGGGGAAGCCGAAGCGCTCCGACGCCTGCCTGATGCCGGTCAAAAGCCCGATCGACGGATCGGCCGGCGTGCTCGGCGTCTTGATCTGGTGGATCGCGCCGGAGGCCGCATCGAGAATCTCGATGTCGGTGAAGGTGCCGCCGATATCGACGGCGATGCGGATGTCCTGATCCATCAGGCAATACTCCAGGGTTCCTGCTCGCGAGCGGCGAGCGGGTCGGGACGATCGAAAGTCTGCGGTCTCGGGTCGGCTAGATCGGCTTCAGTGTCACGGGCTGGAACCACGCCGTCATCCTGGGCGAAGCGAAGCTTCGTTCCGGGATCCATCGTAGAGCGCTGGTGCCCTCCGATGAATCCCGGGCCTGCGTCGCTGCGCGGCCGGTCCAGAATGACGCGTTGGTTCCGAGGAAAGTCTTCATGGGCATCATTTCACGAAGGTCCTGGCGAGGCCCGATGTCCGGTCCACCACGAGCACGACGAGAAGGGTGAGCACGACGAGCAGCACGGAGAGCGCCGCCACCAGCGGGTCCGCCTGCTGCTCGACATGGTGATACATTGCGACCGGCAGCGTCTGGATGCGCGGGCCGGTCATGAAGAGCGAGAGCACGACCTCGTCGAAGGAGACCAGGAAGCACAGGGCCGTCGTGCCGATCAGCCCGGATTTCATCATCGGCAGGGTGATGCGACGAAAGACCGTGAAGGGCGAGGCGCCCAGCGTCGCAGCGGCCTCCTCGACCGGGATCGGCAGGGTCGCCAGCGCGGTCGCCAGTATCCGCAGCGCATAGGGCAGCGTCACCACGAGATGCGCCGCGACGAGGCCCGGGAAGGTCGCAAGCAGGCCATAGCGGGCGAAGACGATCAGGATAGCGAGGCCAAGCACGATCGTCGGCAACAGCAGCGGCGCGGTGAAGAGGCTCGACAAGGCCTCGGCGCCGCGCGGCTTCAGCCGGACCAGCGCATAGGCGGCCGGCAGCGCGATCACCAGGCTCAGGGCCGTGACGACGCAGGCGAGCAGCAGGCTGGTCCAGAAGGCGGACGTCATCTTGCCGTCGGCGAAGATCGCCGGATACCATTTCAGGCTCCAGCTCGTCGGCGGGAACATCATGTAACTGTCGCCCGAGAACGAGATCGGCACGACGACGATCAGCGGCGCCAGCAAAAAGGCGAACATCGCCAGCGCGACGAGCTTAAGGGTGAGCGAGACGGGACGTTCATCCATGATCTGCATCCATGACGGCCCCCCTCACATGATCGCGCGCAGCGCGCGGGTGTAGAGCACCAGCGCGGCGCCGAAGATCACGAGCACGAGGATCGACAGCGTCGCGGCCAGCGGCCAGTTCAGCGTGACGATCGCCTGGTCGTAGATTTCGGTAGCGAGCAGGAAGACGCGGCCGCCGCCGAGCAGCTTCGGCGTGATGAAGGACGAGACCGCGAGCACGAAGCAGAGCAGGCAGCCGAGCGCGATGCCGGGCAAGGTCAGCGGCAGGATGATGCGGCGGAACACCGTCAGGGGCGGCGCGCCCAGCGTCGATGCGGCCTCCTCGATCTGGCGGTCGAGCCGCCCGAAGCCGGCGAGCAGCGCCAGGATCATATAGGGCATCAGGATCTCGGTCAGGCCGATGACGACGCCGGTCTCGTTGAACATCAACCGCATCCGCTCCAGGCCAAGCGCCGCCAGCGCATTGTTGACCAGGCCGTTCTCGGACAGGATCGCGATCCAGCCATAGGTCCGCACCACCGCCGAGGTCAGCAGCGGCGAGATCACCAGCACGAGCAGGATCGTCTTCCAGGTGCCGCTGGAGCGGTGGAGATAGAGCGCGATCGGATAAGAGCAGACCAGCGTCAGCAGTGTGATGCCGAGGCTGACCGTGACGCTGTTGAAGATGAGCTCGGCATAGAAGCTGTCGGCCACGACCTTGGCCCAGGTCGCGAGCGAGAAGGCCTCGCGCATCGCACCCGTCGGCTCGACCTCGTAGAACGACATCCGCGCGAGATTGAGAACCGGCACAAGGAAGCCGAAGGCATTGACCAGCGCGATCGGCGCGATCAGCGCGACGACGAGCGCAAGCCTGCGATTGCGGACCTCCGCCACCGACGCGGGCGCGGCCATGGCAGCTACCGCGCTCACGCCGCAGCCCCATAGACGAAGATGTCCTGCGGGCGCCAGGCGAGGGCGACCATCGTTCCCGGCGCCAATACGGTCTCGCCGCCGCGCGTCGCGAGTTCGACCGAGACCGTCTGGCCTGCAACGTCGACGTCGTATTGCAGGATGTCGCCGGCGAAGATCGCTCGCATAACGGTGCCAGTGACGCCCTCTCCGCCGACGGAAGGCGCCAGCGTCACGCGATGCGGCCTGACCATCACCTCGACCGGGCCGGAAAGCCCGGCGGGCGCGGCGATCCGCAGCCCCGCGAATTCGGCGACGCCGTCCTTCGCGACCGCCTTGAGACGGTTGGTGCGGCCGACGAAACTCGCGACGAAAGGCGTCCTTGGCCGCTCGTAGAGATCGACCGGCGTGCCGATCTGCTCGAGCCGGCCCTGGTTCATCACCACGACCTTGTCGCACATGGTGAGCGCCTCGCTTTGATCATGCGTCACGAAGATCGCGGTGATGCCGAGGCGCTGCTGGATGTCGCGGATCTCGTTGCGCATCTCGTCGCGCAGCTTGGCATCGAGATTGGAGAGCGGCTCGTCGAAAAGCAGGATCGAGGGCCGGATCACCAGCGCGCGCGCCAATGCGACGCGCTGCTGCTGGCCGCCCGAGAGCTGGGCCGGCCGATGCTCCTCCTTGCCGGAGAGATGCACCAGCGCGATCGCCTCCCTGACGCGTTTGGCGATCTCGTCCTTGGGAACCTTCCGCATCTCAAGGCCGAAGGCGACGTTCTTCGCCACGCTCATATGGGGAAAGAGCGCGTAGCTCTGGAAGACCAGCCCCATGTCGCGGCGATGCGTCTGGACGGCGGT contains:
- a CDS encoding hydantoinase/oxoprolinase family protein, which translates into the protein MDQDIRIAVDIGGTFTDIEILDAASGAIHQIKTPSTPADPSIGLLTGIRQASERFGFPMAAVQYLLHGTTIATNAVLERKLPLGAVVTTAGFEDVMQIGRHGRTDVYAITLAQPEPLVARRFCFGVRERINAAGEITVPLDEDGVRKVAAELARAGVKSVAVCLLHAYANPAHERRIGAILADLLPGVAITLASDISPEIREYERMSTTALNAMLVPIVQRYTDRLAGRLKEELPEAQVYLVQSNGGVSGLAKAGREPARLLLSGPSGGAAAARRLSAELAEPNLVAVDMGGTSFDVSVVHDGEVSMVNEGEVDGLPVRLPMVEMRTIGAGGGSIAWVDEGGRLRIGPHSAGADPGPACYGKGGAKLTVTDANLLLGRLDGASFMGGAMPLDRDAAHRAAREIADRLGLTVDQVAAGVIDVANSALATATRLSLFEKGMDPEDFALLSFGGAGGVHACEVAEELGIRRVIFPAHASTLSAWGILWSDIAHDLGATQIGLFADLAPGLAETAERLVAEAWTLLDEDGVPEAARRVEWAVDLRYAGQAFDLRVALDGTDFSAGGVARATAAFHALHRQRFSYDEPDVPVEIVALRLKAVGGLAKPVPAQGIDAGPGTARRDRPVHGRHGAVATPVRDRDAISRTDPLAGPAIVEEPYTSIYLPAGWTVLTHASGALIADRSASH
- a CDS encoding ABC transporter permease, whose protein sequence is MDERPVSLTLKLVALAMFAFLLAPLIVVVPISFSGDSYMMFPPTSWSLKWYPAIFADGKMTSAFWTSLLLACVVTALSLVIALPAAYALVRLKPRGAEALSSLFTAPLLLPTIVLGLAILIVFARYGLLATFPGLVAAHLVVTLPYALRILATALATLPIPVEEAAATLGASPFTVFRRITLPMMKSGLIGTTALCFLVSFDEVVLSLFMTGPRIQTLPVAMYHHVEQQADPLVAALSVLLVVLTLLVVLVVDRTSGLARTFVK
- a CDS encoding ABC transporter ATP-binding protein is translated as MTDPSMAQGQGFLSLRGLTKRYAGFTAVDNLDLEVPRGELVAFLGPSGCGKTTSLRMIAGLVPATAGQIVVGGQDLTAVQTHRRDMGLVFQSYALFPHMSVAKNVAFGLEMRKVPKDEIAKRVREAIALVHLSGKEEHRPAQLSGGQQQRVALARALVIRPSILLFDEPLSNLDAKLRDEMRNEIRDIQQRLGITAIFVTHDQSEALTMCDKVVVMNQGRLEQIGTPVDLYERPRTPFVASFVGRTNRLKAVAKDGVAEFAGLRIAAPAGLSGPVEVMVRPHRVTLAPSVGGEGVTGTVMRAIFAGDILQYDVDVAGQTVSVELATRGGETVLAPGTMVALAWRPQDIFVYGAAA